A genomic segment from Pseudoduganella chitinolytica encodes:
- the lysS gene encoding lysine--tRNA ligase → MTTDIQDQAPGQDDNKIIAERRAKLASIREKGVAFPNDFRPEHKAADLQAQYGDKSREELEANPVPVVLAGRMMLKREAGKKAAFATLQDSSGVKCDGRIQIYATLDATGEAAMEAFRTYDLGDILGVVGTLFKTKTDELTVKVTELRLITKSLRPLPDKFHGLADQETKYRQRYVDLIMNEDTRRTFKARTAAIASIRRFMQDNEFMEVETPMLHTIPGGAAAKPFITHHNALDMQMFLRIAPELYLKRLVVGGFDRVFEINRNFRNEGVSIRHNPEFTMMEFYAAYTDYQWIMNFTEAVIRQAAVDAHGSAVLTYGGRELDLSKPFHRLTIVGAINKFAPHYTDEQLNDAEFIKAELKKFGVKPHAHSGLGALQLALFEETAEAQLWEPTFIIDYPEEVSPLARASDSREGITERFELFMVGREIANGFSELNDAEDQSARFLAQVAAKEAGDDEAMYYDADYIRALEYGMPPAGGCGIGIDRLIMLLTDSPNIRDVLLFPHLRKED, encoded by the coding sequence ATGACTACGGACATCCAAGACCAGGCGCCCGGCCAGGACGACAACAAGATCATCGCCGAACGCCGTGCCAAGCTGGCCTCGATCCGCGAAAAAGGCGTCGCCTTCCCGAACGACTTCCGGCCCGAGCACAAGGCCGCCGACCTGCAGGCGCAGTATGGCGACAAGTCGCGCGAGGAACTGGAAGCGAACCCTGTCCCCGTGGTCCTGGCGGGCCGCATGATGCTGAAGCGCGAAGCGGGCAAGAAGGCCGCCTTCGCCACGCTGCAGGATTCGTCGGGCGTGAAATGCGACGGCCGCATCCAGATCTACGCCACGCTGGACGCGACCGGCGAAGCCGCGATGGAAGCCTTCCGCACGTATGACCTGGGCGACATCCTGGGCGTCGTCGGCACGCTGTTCAAGACCAAGACGGACGAACTGACCGTCAAGGTCACGGAACTGCGCCTGATCACCAAGTCGCTGCGCCCGCTGCCGGACAAGTTCCACGGCCTGGCCGACCAGGAGACCAAGTACCGCCAGCGCTACGTGGACCTGATCATGAACGAGGACACCCGCCGCACGTTCAAGGCGCGCACCGCCGCGATCGCGTCGATCCGCCGCTTCATGCAGGACAACGAGTTCATGGAAGTCGAAACGCCGATGCTGCACACGATCCCCGGCGGTGCGGCGGCCAAGCCATTCATCACGCACCACAACGCGCTGGACATGCAGATGTTCCTGCGTATCGCGCCGGAGCTGTACCTGAAGCGCCTCGTGGTGGGCGGCTTCGACCGCGTGTTCGAGATCAACCGCAACTTCCGCAACGAAGGCGTGTCGATCCGTCACAATCCGGAATTCACGATGATGGAGTTCTACGCGGCGTACACCGACTACCAGTGGATCATGAACTTCACGGAAGCCGTGATCCGCCAGGCCGCCGTCGATGCGCACGGTTCCGCGGTGCTGACCTACGGCGGGCGCGAGCTGGACCTGTCCAAGCCGTTCCACCGCCTGACGATCGTCGGCGCCATCAACAAGTTCGCGCCGCACTACACGGACGAACAGCTGAACGACGCGGAGTTCATCAAGGCGGAACTGAAGAAGTTCGGCGTCAAGCCGCACGCGCACTCCGGCCTGGGCGCGCTGCAACTGGCGCTGTTCGAGGAAACCGCGGAAGCGCAGCTGTGGGAGCCCACGTTCATCATCGACTATCCGGAAGAAGTGTCGCCGCTGGCGCGCGCGTCGGACAGCCGCGAGGGCATCACGGAGCGCTTCGAGCTGTTCATGGTGGGCCGCGAGATCGCCAACGGCTTCTCGGAGCTGAACGATGCGGAAGACCAGTCGGCGCGCTTCCTGGCCCAGGTGGCCGCGAAGGAAGCCGGCGACGACGAGGCGATGTACTACGACGCCGACTACATCCGCGCGCTGGAATACGGCATGCCGCCGGCCGGCGGCTGCGGCATCGGCATCGACCGCCTGATCATGCTGCTGACGGACTCGCCGAACATCCGCGACGTGCTGCTGTTCCCGCACCTGCGCAAGGAAGACTGA
- a CDS encoding HAD family hydrolase has protein sequence MTATTKAGARAFIFDMDGTIVDNMAFHTKSWLAFFERRGHAIDGDEFFRATAGRQGHEIMRTYLGAELTREQAAELDAEKEELYRELYAPHLETVAGFEQLVATAQEADVRLAVATAAPPANIVFTLDGLDLRRHFDAVVGAADVARGKPNPDVFLLAAERCGVAPEHCIVFEDAPLGVEAARRAGMRAVVLTTTLPADAFAEFDNVICVARDFTELNIDALFASSAVTTTTTEA, from the coding sequence ATGACCGCGACCACCAAGGCAGGCGCACGCGCCTTCATCTTCGACATGGACGGCACCATCGTCGACAACATGGCGTTCCACACGAAATCCTGGCTGGCGTTCTTCGAGCGCCGCGGCCATGCGATCGACGGCGACGAATTCTTTCGCGCCACGGCGGGCCGCCAGGGCCATGAAATCATGCGCACCTACCTGGGCGCGGAGCTGACCAGGGAACAGGCGGCCGAGCTGGACGCGGAGAAGGAAGAACTCTACCGCGAGCTGTACGCGCCGCACCTGGAAACGGTGGCCGGCTTCGAGCAGCTCGTCGCCACCGCCCAGGAAGCGGACGTGCGCCTGGCCGTGGCCACCGCCGCGCCGCCCGCCAACATCGTCTTCACGCTGGACGGCCTGGACCTGCGCCGCCACTTCGATGCCGTCGTGGGCGCGGCCGACGTCGCCCGCGGCAAGCCGAACCCGGACGTGTTCCTGCTGGCCGCCGAGCGCTGCGGCGTGGCGCCGGAACACTGCATCGTGTTCGAGGATGCGCCGCTGGGCGTGGAAGCGGCCCGCCGCGCCGGCATGCGCGCCGTCGTGCTGACGACCACCTTGCCGGCCGACGCTTTCGCCGAATTCGACAACGTCATCTGCGTCGCGCGCGACTTTACCGAACTGAATATCGACGCGCTGTTCGCCAGCAGCGCCGTCACCACCACCACTACAGAAGCATAA
- a CDS encoding PEP-CTERM sorting domain-containing protein, which produces MLAALLGLGLACAGAQAQTKYSVTSLSSLTPGHTDIHWQGINNAGDLAGFGPSGTAYSHIGGQLGSQPFSGIIKPIVGNDGSFAFNASEYASDAQYPLGFGVVVRNGVATRLPMLDGRENYVAAINDASAMVGWATDNNLICTGWGGCRGHGHAVVFANGSVTDLGKLAGYGAGSIATSINNHGVVVGSGSDYAGHRAAFVYENGAMRNLEIQGDDAGAVAINDAGLIAGTYMRESDGYGTWLMRNGTVEYFGFDGRDMTAVDLNNAGQVIGNSGYWGDYRPWILVDGKVTLLNDLLQETGWTVGQVWDLNDKGQIVADVRNASGEFGYAVLTPVPEPGSYAMLAAGVGVLAVWRRRRGASTVV; this is translated from the coding sequence TTGCTGGCAGCGCTGCTGGGCCTCGGCCTGGCCTGTGCCGGCGCCCAGGCGCAAACGAAATACTCAGTCACCAGTCTGTCGTCGCTGACCCCCGGCCACACCGACATACACTGGCAGGGCATCAACAATGCCGGCGACCTGGCGGGCTTCGGCCCGAGCGGCACCGCCTATTCCCATATCGGCGGACAGCTCGGTTCACAGCCTTTCTCCGGGATCATCAAGCCGATCGTCGGCAACGACGGCTCGTTCGCCTTCAATGCCTCCGAATACGCCAGTGACGCCCAGTACCCGCTCGGCTTTGGCGTCGTCGTCCGCAACGGCGTGGCGACGCGGCTGCCCATGCTCGACGGCCGCGAAAACTACGTTGCCGCCATCAACGATGCCAGCGCGATGGTTGGCTGGGCAACCGACAACAACCTGATTTGCACGGGCTGGGGTGGCTGCAGGGGCCATGGCCATGCGGTCGTCTTTGCCAACGGCAGCGTGACGGACCTCGGCAAGCTGGCCGGTTACGGGGCGGGCAGCATCGCCACGTCGATCAACAACCACGGCGTCGTCGTCGGTTCGGGCAGCGACTACGCAGGGCACCGCGCGGCGTTCGTGTACGAGAACGGCGCGATGCGCAACCTGGAAATCCAGGGCGATGACGCGGGCGCGGTGGCGATCAACGATGCCGGACTGATCGCGGGCACCTACATGCGCGAGTCGGATGGCTATGGCACCTGGCTGATGCGCAATGGCACGGTGGAGTATTTCGGTTTCGACGGCCGCGACATGACCGCGGTCGACCTCAACAATGCTGGGCAGGTCATCGGCAACTCCGGCTATTGGGGCGACTACCGTCCGTGGATCCTTGTCGATGGCAAGGTCACGCTGCTCAACGACTTGCTCCAGGAGACCGGCTGGACGGTCGGGCAGGTATGGGACCTGAACGACAAGGGGCAGATTGTCGCAGACGTGCGCAATGCGAGTGGCGAATTCGGCTACGCCGTGCTGACGCCGGTACCGGAACCGGGCAGCTACGCCATGCTGGCGGCCGGCGTGGGCGTCTTGGCGGTCTGGCGGCGCCGTCGCGGGGCATCGACCGTCGTGTAA
- a CDS encoding bifunctional 2',3'-cyclic-nucleotide 2'-phosphodiesterase/3'-nucleotidase — MPFPLFSIGNPMAAPRLSRICLLLVPLLAAGCATVKQETPAGSTVTLALLETTDLHGNVASYDYYKLAPDASLGLERTAALIRAARAEFPNTVLLDNGDTIQGTALADYQAVAAPLPCGETLAIYKVFNALGYDGAGVGNHDFNYGLAYLNQVTGSRFDVDGVDPARAACAGPAFPHVLANVVSVRSGQPLFRPYAIIDKAVTATAPDGGSVRATVKVGIIGFTPPTIMTWDKRHLEGKVRTIGVREAAERYVPEMRAKGADLVVAISHGGLDDSDDTPTLENGSWHLARVPGVDALLIGHSHQVFPNAASTVPQFNLPGVDKAKGTVYGVPTVMAGLWGKQLGVIGLRLRRDGARWIVDKERTTVEVRSIQPAGGAAVAADPAVLPLIAPEHEATIRYVKTPIGDTDFRLSTYFADVGDTSAIQVVNQAQAAYLADYVNANLPQYADLPVLSLASPFKTGSAGATDFTDVAAGRIALNNAADLYLYPNSLVGVKVDGAVLKGWLEKAAGRFNTIDPARRDEQELVDTGFAGFNFDMATSAELQYEIDVTQPPGRRIVDLRWRGSPVAPGQQFLVATNNYRAAGGGAFPGLDGSRTVVTAPDNNRDVLIAYIKQQRELRRAVHGNARSWRFAPVRTAGPVVFHSAPGKVAVARQAGIDNVRELRADDGAGKGLAVYAIELAK, encoded by the coding sequence ATGCCGTTCCCTCTTTTCAGTATTGGAAATCCCATGGCCGCACCGCGCCTGTCTCGAATTTGCCTGCTTCTCGTTCCCCTGCTGGCCGCTGGCTGTGCCACCGTCAAGCAGGAGACGCCCGCCGGCAGCACGGTCACCCTGGCGCTGCTGGAAACAACCGACTTGCACGGCAACGTGGCCAGTTACGACTACTACAAGCTGGCGCCCGACGCGTCGCTGGGCCTGGAACGCACGGCCGCCCTGATCCGCGCCGCCCGCGCCGAGTTCCCGAATACCGTCCTGCTGGACAATGGCGACACGATCCAGGGCACCGCGCTGGCGGACTACCAGGCCGTGGCGGCGCCGCTGCCGTGCGGCGAAACGCTGGCCATCTACAAGGTGTTCAATGCGCTGGGCTATGACGGCGCCGGCGTGGGCAACCACGATTTCAACTACGGCCTGGCGTACCTGAACCAGGTCACGGGCAGCCGCTTCGACGTCGATGGCGTCGACCCGGCCCGCGCGGCTTGCGCCGGCCCCGCGTTCCCGCACGTGCTGGCCAACGTCGTCAGCGTGCGCTCCGGCCAGCCGCTGTTCCGGCCGTATGCCATCATCGACAAGGCGGTGACGGCGACCGCGCCCGATGGCGGCAGCGTGCGCGCCACCGTCAAGGTGGGCATCATCGGCTTCACGCCGCCGACGATCATGACGTGGGACAAGCGCCACCTGGAAGGCAAGGTGCGCACGATCGGGGTGCGCGAAGCGGCCGAGCGCTACGTCCCCGAGATGCGCGCCAAGGGCGCCGACCTGGTCGTCGCGATCTCGCACGGCGGGCTCGATGACAGCGACGATACGCCGACGCTGGAAAACGGCAGCTGGCACCTGGCCCGCGTGCCCGGCGTGGACGCGCTGCTGATCGGCCACTCCCACCAGGTGTTCCCGAACGCGGCCAGCACGGTCCCGCAGTTCAACCTGCCGGGCGTGGACAAGGCGAAAGGCACCGTGTACGGCGTGCCCACCGTGATGGCCGGCCTGTGGGGCAAGCAGCTGGGCGTGATCGGCTTGCGCCTGCGGCGCGACGGCGCGCGCTGGATCGTCGACAAGGAGCGCACGACAGTGGAGGTGAGGTCGATCCAGCCGGCCGGCGGCGCGGCCGTGGCGGCCGATCCCGCCGTGCTGCCGCTGATCGCGCCCGAGCACGAGGCCACCATCCGCTACGTCAAGACGCCGATCGGCGACACCGACTTCAGGCTGTCGACGTACTTCGCCGACGTGGGCGACACCAGCGCGATCCAGGTCGTCAACCAGGCGCAGGCCGCCTACCTGGCGGACTACGTCAACGCCAACCTGCCGCAGTACGCCGACCTGCCGGTGCTGTCGCTGGCGTCGCCCTTCAAGACGGGCAGCGCCGGCGCCACCGATTTCACGGACGTGGCGGCGGGGCGCATCGCCCTGAACAACGCGGCCGACCTGTACCTGTACCCGAACTCGCTGGTGGGCGTCAAGGTGGACGGCGCCGTGCTGAAAGGCTGGCTCGAGAAGGCGGCCGGGCGCTTCAATACGATCGACCCGGCGCGCCGCGACGAGCAGGAACTCGTCGACACGGGCTTTGCCGGCTTCAACTTCGACATGGCGACCAGCGCGGAGCTGCAGTACGAGATCGACGTCACTCAGCCCCCGGGGCGACGCATCGTCGACCTGCGCTGGCGCGGTTCTCCCGTGGCCCCTGGCCAGCAATTCCTGGTCGCGACCAACAACTACCGGGCCGCGGGCGGCGGCGCCTTCCCGGGGCTGGACGGCAGCCGCACCGTCGTCACGGCGCCCGACAACAACCGCGACGTGCTGATCGCCTACATCAAGCAGCAGCGCGAACTGCGCCGCGCCGTCCACGGCAACGCGCGCAGCTGGCGCTTCGCGCCCGTGCGCACGGCCGGACCCGTCGTGTTCCATTCGGCGCCGGGCAAGGTGGCGGTGGCGCGCCAGGCCGGCATCGACAATGTGCGGGAGCTGCGGGCCGACGATGGCGCGGGCAAGGGGCTGGCGGTGTATGCGATCGAGCTGGCTAAATGA
- the prfB gene encoding peptide chain release factor 2 (programmed frameshift): MEAERINALSAQLADLTTREAELRRYLDFDKKSEKLEQLNAELEDPAVWNDPKKAQDMGREKKALEAIVDTLTKAKSDLADMAELFEMGREENDDSTLEAVIADTAEIQKVIEGLEFRRMFNNPMDPNNCFIDIQAGAGGTEAQDWASMLLRQYVRYCERKGFKVEIMEESEGEVAGIKTATLKVEGDYAYGHLRTETGVHRLVRKSPFDSANGRHTSFTSLFVYPEVDDSIEIEINPADLRIDTYRASGAGGQHINKTDSAVRLTHAPSGIVVQCQNDRSQHRNKAEAMEMLKAKLYEQELRKRMSEQQKLEDSKTDVGWGHQIRSYVLDQSRIKDLRTGFETGNTKNVLDGDLDDFIAASLKQGV; encoded by the exons ATGGAAGCCGAACGCATCAACGCCCTCTCCGCCCAGCTCGCAGATCTGACGACCCGCGAAGCCGAACTTCGGAGGTATCTT GACTTCGATAAGAAGTCGGAGAAACTGGAACAACTGAACGCCGAGCTGGAAGACCCGGCCGTCTGGAACGATCCCAAGAAAGCCCAGGACATGGGCCGCGAGAAGAAGGCCCTGGAAGCCATCGTCGACACGCTGACGAAGGCCAAGAGCGACCTGGCCGACATGGCCGAGCTGTTCGAGATGGGCCGGGAAGAAAACGACGACAGCACGCTGGAAGCCGTGATCGCCGATACGGCCGAGATCCAGAAGGTCATCGAGGGTCTCGAATTCCGCCGCATGTTCAACAACCCGATGGACCCGAACAACTGCTTCATCGACATCCAGGCCGGCGCCGGCGGCACGGAGGCGCAGGACTGGGCCTCGATGCTGCTGCGCCAGTACGTGCGCTACTGCGAACGCAAGGGCTTCAAGGTCGAGATCATGGAAGAGTCCGAGGGCGAGGTCGCCGGCATCAAGACCGCGACCCTGAAGGTCGAGGGCGACTACGCTTACGGCCACCTGCGCACGGAAACGGGCGTGCACCGCCTGGTGCGCAAGTCGCCGTTCGACAGCGCCAACGGCCGCCACACGTCGTTCACGTCGCTGTTCGTCTACCCGGAAGTGGACGACTCCATCGAGATCGAGATCAACCCGGCCGACCTGCGCATCGACACCTACCGCGCGTCCGGTGCCGGCGGCCAGCACATCAACAAGACCGACTCCGCGGTGCGCCTGACGCACGCGCCGTCCGGCATCGTCGTACAGTGCCAGAACGACCGCTCGCAGCACCGCAACAAGGCCGAGGCGATGGAAATGCTGAAGGCCAAGCTGTATGAACAGGAACTGCGCAAGCGCATGAGCGAGCAGCAGAAGCTGGAAGACTCGAAGACCGACGTGGGCTGGGGCCACCAGATCCGTTCCTACGTGCTGGACCAGTCGCGCATCAAGGACCTGCGCACGGGCTTCGAGACGGGCAACACGAAAAACGTGCTGGACGGCGACCTGGACGACTTCATCGCCGCCTCGCTCAAACAAGGCGTATAA